Proteins found in one Lysinibacillus fusiformis genomic segment:
- a CDS encoding manganese efflux pump: MHWITIILIGIAANLDNLGIGLAYGVKQVKIPILSNAVIAVMSMIVTYVAVTAGSTVVEYISPHTANLLGSLLLCVIGVWTLMSNNFSNKRIAGNPELFDEDKNLVISTREAMALGFVLSANCLAGGIAIGANGISALWTVISIGVFSFITVGVGSRCGSLLSKTYIGKHSTAISGWLLIMIGIFEVFAK, translated from the coding sequence ATGCATTGGATTACAATTATTCTAATAGGGATCGCTGCGAATTTAGATAACTTGGGGATCGGCTTAGCTTATGGTGTCAAACAAGTTAAAATTCCAATTTTATCGAATGCCGTGATTGCTGTTATGTCAATGATTGTCACATATGTCGCAGTAACAGCAGGTAGCACAGTTGTTGAGTATATTTCACCGCATACTGCCAATTTATTAGGAAGTTTACTATTGTGTGTCATTGGTGTATGGACGTTAATGTCCAATAATTTTTCTAATAAACGGATAGCTGGCAATCCTGAATTATTTGATGAAGATAAAAATTTAGTGATTTCAACGCGTGAGGCAATGGCACTTGGTTTCGTATTATCAGCGAACTGTTTAGCAGGAGGTATTGCAATAGGTGCAAATGGCATCTCTGCCCTTTGGACGGTCATTTCCATCGGCGTGTTTTCGTTTATCACAGTTGGGGTGGGAAGTAGATGTGGCTCTTTACTATCAAAAACGTATATTGGCAAGCACTCTACAGCAATATCAGGATGGCTACTAATTATGATTGGTATTTTTGAGGTTTTTGCAAAATAA
- the isdC gene encoding heme uptake protein IsdC: MKKMLMLIMLVSIVVVNLGLTQASAQLADGTHSIKYQVNKPDSNSASIANDYFVKPANVTVKNGTATVQITLKNSAWITKFQPPGGATVVSEDKAADTRTVQFTVKDLSQPVVTSMKIDIDDINYHHEYSVSLVFDAVSTASSTASTQQTTSNESKASTASTTESQVPNPQTGDATPYLLIVALVGSAFLLYRKKLQTKTEGQ, translated from the coding sequence ATGAAGAAAATGCTCATGTTGATCATGCTTGTTAGTATTGTCGTTGTTAACTTAGGGCTGACACAAGCATCTGCTCAACTGGCTGATGGCACACATTCGATAAAGTATCAGGTCAATAAACCTGATAGTAACTCTGCATCTATTGCAAACGACTATTTTGTAAAACCGGCAAACGTAACGGTGAAAAATGGCACAGCTACTGTGCAAATTACCCTAAAAAACAGTGCATGGATTACAAAATTTCAACCGCCTGGTGGCGCAACTGTTGTCAGTGAAGATAAAGCAGCAGACACACGTACTGTACAATTCACGGTTAAAGATTTATCCCAACCAGTAGTAACATCTATGAAAATTGATATTGATGATATTAATTATCACCATGAATATAGCGTGTCGCTTGTATTTGATGCCGTATCGACTGCTAGCTCTACAGCTTCGACTCAACAAACAACGTCAAATGAATCCAAAGCGTCCACAGCTTCTACTACAGAAAGTCAAGTGCCGAATCCACAAACAGGTGATGCAACACCTTACCTATTAATTGTAGCTTTAGTGGGGTCAGCATTTTTACTTTATAGAAAAAAACTACAAACAAAAACGGAGGGTCAATAA
- a CDS encoding NEAT domain-containing protein, whose amino-acid sequence MAKKRQSRATKIVLASLLAASLSVPSFASAAEVVTTNTEVKAEATKADKTASVINFKIFKPGTTEDQPAISSHLVPQGSIVEKDGKFEATLTVTAKSAPMIAGLQTKQGDKYVDATEVKNSDGTITYSFPVVVDEVKSAKIHVVVPSANMDKWYEFDLKAVKEDVKEEVKEEVKVNEVAVTVYKNGTTEESIMKQYIAPKVGISAKDGKNIVTMTFPQGQYVKGFTVEGKEATLVKQDDATNARTYSFEVADLKKLVNAQLHIVVDEPAQGVKYDSNHTVQFSFAVEGAVKPVVNPFKDISKDANKEAILSLYSLGIVKGQDYFKPNDNITRSQFALMVARALNVTSTKDAGFKDTGKLSAEAVQAINALAEAGIVKKATNFNPNDTLTRQQAAVMIYRTVTHVAGKEMNFGDPSLTYYADGAKVKDEEAKKAFALLYAGKVMTGSPTADGKTVIDANSPLKRSHMAKILNGSLQYLNK is encoded by the coding sequence ATGGCTAAAAAACGTCAATCTCGCGCAACTAAAATAGTACTAGCTTCATTGCTAGCTGCATCTCTTTCAGTTCCATCCTTTGCATCTGCAGCAGAGGTAGTAACAACAAATACAGAAGTAAAAGCAGAAGCAACGAAAGCTGACAAAACGGCATCAGTTATCAATTTCAAAATCTTCAAACCTGGTACAACAGAAGATCAGCCTGCTATTAGTTCTCATCTAGTACCACAGGGTTCAATCGTTGAAAAAGACGGGAAATTTGAAGCAACTTTAACGGTTACAGCAAAATCGGCACCAATGATTGCGGGTCTACAAACAAAGCAGGGCGATAAATATGTAGATGCAACTGAAGTGAAAAATAGCGACGGCACAATTACATACAGTTTCCCTGTGGTTGTTGATGAAGTTAAATCAGCAAAAATCCATGTAGTCGTTCCTTCTGCAAATATGGACAAATGGTATGAATTTGATTTAAAAGCAGTGAAAGAAGATGTTAAAGAAGAAGTAAAAGAAGAAGTTAAAGTGAACGAAGTAGCTGTCACTGTTTATAAAAATGGTACAACAGAAGAATCGATCATGAAACAATATATTGCACCAAAAGTAGGCATTTCTGCTAAAGACGGTAAAAACATCGTGACAATGACATTCCCTCAAGGGCAATATGTAAAAGGTTTCACTGTAGAGGGGAAAGAAGCAACTTTAGTGAAACAAGACGATGCTACAAATGCACGCACATACTCATTTGAAGTAGCAGATTTAAAGAAACTTGTGAATGCTCAATTACACATCGTTGTTGATGAGCCAGCACAAGGTGTGAAATATGATTCAAATCATACAGTACAATTTAGCTTTGCTGTCGAAGGTGCAGTAAAACCAGTTGTAAATCCATTTAAAGATATTAGTAAAGATGCAAATAAAGAAGCAATCTTATCACTTTACAGTTTAGGAATTGTTAAAGGTCAAGACTACTTCAAACCAAACGACAATATTACACGTTCTCAATTTGCTTTAATGGTGGCACGTGCATTGAACGTAACTTCTACAAAAGATGCTGGGTTTAAAGATACAGGTAAACTTAGCGCTGAAGCAGTACAAGCAATTAATGCATTAGCTGAAGCAGGAATTGTTAAAAAAGCAACGAACTTTAATCCGAATGATACATTAACTCGTCAACAAGCGGCTGTAATGATCTATCGTACAGTAACACATGTAGCAGGTAAAGAAATGAACTTTGGTGACCCAAGTCTTACTTACTATGCTGATGGAGCAAAAGTGAAAGATGAAGAAGCGAAAAAGGCCTTTGCACTTCTGTATGCAGGTAAAGTCATGACTGGTTCACCTACTGCAGATGGTAAAACTGTTATCGATGCGAATAGCCCATTAAAACGTTCACATATGGCGAAAATTTTAAATGGCTCATTGCAATACTTGAATAAATAA
- a CDS encoding siderophore ABC transporter substrate-binding protein, which translates to MKKSMFLKFVGILAVLTLILVACSDSSNKTNEESTPKDNGSEEVAKPTTVEITDAHGTVTVPVNPKNVVALDNRTFETLADWNIELVAVPKDVMPADSPYVKDDSVQNIGNHREPNLEIIAAANPELVIIGQRFAGFYEDIKKLVPNAAVIDLNVDVSEEAATPGENLVNGLKNSTIALGQIFDKNEEAKQVVADFDKVIENAKSAYNGTDKVMSVIVAGGDIGFAAPHSGRVWGPMYEIFGWVPALEVADSTSDHKGDEVSVEAIAQSNPDWLFVLDRDAATSDAATSAPAKDVITNAPALQKTTAVSKEQIIYAPADTYTNESIQTYIELFENLANTLAK; encoded by the coding sequence ATGAAGAAATCTATGTTTTTAAAATTTGTTGGTATTTTGGCAGTTTTGACTTTGATACTAGTAGCTTGTTCAGATTCAAGTAATAAAACGAACGAAGAGTCAACGCCTAAAGATAACGGAAGTGAAGAGGTTGCTAAGCCTACGACGGTTGAAATCACTGATGCCCATGGAACTGTTACTGTTCCTGTAAACCCAAAGAATGTAGTTGCTTTGGATAATAGAACTTTTGAAACGTTAGCTGATTGGAATATTGAACTAGTAGCTGTTCCAAAGGATGTAATGCCTGCAGATTCACCATATGTAAAGGACGATTCAGTTCAAAATATTGGAAATCACCGCGAACCTAATCTTGAAATTATCGCAGCCGCAAACCCTGAACTTGTAATCATCGGTCAAAGATTTGCTGGTTTTTATGAAGATATCAAAAAATTAGTGCCAAATGCAGCTGTTATTGATCTGAATGTTGATGTTTCTGAGGAAGCTGCAACGCCTGGTGAAAACTTAGTAAATGGACTTAAAAATTCTACAATTGCTTTAGGACAAATTTTTGATAAAAATGAAGAAGCGAAACAAGTAGTAGCTGATTTTGATAAAGTGATTGAAAATGCTAAATCTGCTTATAATGGAACAGATAAAGTGATGAGTGTTATCGTCGCTGGTGGGGATATTGGTTTTGCAGCTCCTCATTCTGGACGTGTTTGGGGTCCAATGTATGAAATTTTCGGCTGGGTACCTGCATTAGAAGTTGCTGATTCTACTTCTGATCATAAAGGTGATGAAGTTTCAGTTGAAGCTATTGCACAAAGTAATCCAGATTGGTTGTTCGTATTAGACCGTGATGCAGCAACATCTGATGCAGCTACTTCGGCTCCTGCTAAGGATGTTATTACTAACGCACCTGCTCTTCAAAAAACAACGGCTGTTTCTAAAGAACAGATTATTTATGCACCAGCAGATACTTACACGAATGAATCAATTCAGACTTATATAGAGTTATTTGAAAATCTTGCAAATACTTTAGCTAAGTAG
- a CDS encoding iron chelate uptake ABC transporter family permease subunit: MTTFEYRNKDNVEIDASLQNENRSARAFRTKKEERRYWIILITLIALGILSSYGLLVYNNPVPIDLPSFIPVVMRRIVALVAMIIAAVCQSLSTVAFQSITNNRIITPSLLGFESLYSTIHTSTIFFFGASALINFSGIGSFLFQVVVMVLMSLILYGWLLSGKYENLQLMLLVGIIIGTGLNSVSTFMRRLLAPSEFDILQARLFGSVNNADSAYFPIVIPMVIIVAILLLAHSKNLNILSLGKDVATTFGVKYQPSVIYTLVLVAILMSISTALIGPLTFYGFLVATLSYQAASTYDHRYIFPMALAIGFLIITSAYFLMYHVFHAQGVVSVIIELFGGIIFLTVILRKRAL; encoded by the coding sequence ATGACCACATTCGAATATAGAAATAAAGATAATGTCGAAATCGATGCTAGCCTTCAGAATGAAAATAGATCAGCTAGGGCTTTTCGTACTAAGAAGGAGGAAAGACGCTATTGGATTATACTGATAACATTGATTGCTTTAGGCATCCTTTCTTCATATGGACTTTTAGTGTATAACAATCCGGTTCCAATAGATTTGCCTTCATTTATTCCTGTTGTAATGAGACGAATAGTAGCCCTTGTCGCCATGATTATTGCTGCAGTTTGTCAGAGCCTGTCGACTGTTGCTTTTCAATCGATTACAAATAATAGGATTATAACGCCTTCGCTGTTAGGCTTCGAATCACTTTATTCAACAATTCATACTAGTACAATCTTTTTCTTTGGTGCTAGTGCATTAATAAATTTTAGTGGTATTGGATCATTTTTATTTCAGGTTGTTGTTATGGTCTTGATGAGTTTGATTTTGTATGGATGGTTGCTTTCCGGTAAATATGAAAATTTACAATTGATGCTTTTAGTTGGCATTATTATAGGGACTGGGCTAAATTCTGTGTCAACTTTCATGAGAAGACTACTTGCGCCTTCAGAGTTTGATATTTTACAGGCGAGATTGTTTGGTTCTGTTAATAATGCGGATTCTGCCTATTTTCCTATCGTCATTCCTATGGTAATCATTGTAGCGATATTACTTCTTGCTCATTCTAAGAATTTGAATATATTATCATTAGGCAAGGATGTTGCTACTACTTTTGGAGTTAAATACCAACCTAGTGTCATTTATACACTTGTATTAGTTGCCATTTTAATGTCCATTTCAACGGCTTTGATTGGACCACTTACTTTCTATGGCTTTTTAGTAGCCACTCTAAGCTATCAGGCAGCATCGACTTATGATCATCGATATATTTTTCCAATGGCTCTTGCTATAGGCTTTTTGATCATAACGAGTGCATACTTTTTGATGTATCATGTATTCCATGCTCAAGGTGTAGTTTCAGTTATTATTGAATTATTTGGTGGAATCATATTTTTAACTGTGATTTTAAGGAAGAGGGCTTTATGA
- a CDS encoding glycine betaine ABC transporter substrate-binding protein: protein MRYLRLWKIGFALACLLVLSACGSASEGTQNNNRNEINLAYVEWDTEVASTHVVGQVLEDLGYKVTLTPLDNGIMWEALANGEVDGMVSAWLPQTHAPQVEKYKDKIENLGENLTGAKIGLVVPSYMDVDSIEDLANQANQTITGIEPGANMMATTENAYKEYKNLEGWHVLTSSAGAMTAALSQAISNNEEIIITGWSPHWIFNAYDLKYLDDPKGLYGTEEYIGTFARNGLKEDAPEAYRVLDRFHWTAEDIESVMFDIMEGMSATEAAKKWIDNNQDKVAEWTKD, encoded by the coding sequence ATGAGATATTTAAGATTATGGAAAATTGGTTTCGCTTTAGCCTGCCTACTAGTTTTATCTGCATGTGGTTCAGCAAGTGAGGGTACGCAGAATAATAATAGAAATGAAATCAATTTAGCCTATGTTGAATGGGATACTGAGGTTGCTTCTACACATGTAGTAGGACAAGTATTAGAGGATTTAGGATATAAGGTAACATTGACACCTTTAGACAATGGGATCATGTGGGAGGCACTTGCAAACGGAGAGGTTGACGGTATGGTATCTGCCTGGTTACCGCAAACACATGCCCCACAAGTAGAGAAATACAAAGATAAAATAGAGAATTTAGGTGAAAATCTAACTGGTGCTAAGATTGGTTTAGTCGTTCCAAGTTATATGGATGTCGATTCTATTGAAGATTTAGCAAACCAAGCTAATCAAACAATTACAGGAATTGAACCAGGAGCTAATATGATGGCTACGACAGAAAATGCCTATAAGGAATATAAAAATCTGGAAGGTTGGCATGTATTGACCTCGTCTGCCGGTGCAATGACCGCAGCCCTTAGCCAAGCCATCTCCAATAATGAAGAAATCATCATCACAGGCTGGTCACCACACTGGATCTTTAACGCCTATGATTTAAAGTATTTAGATGACCCGAAAGGTTTATATGGGACGGAAGAATATATTGGCACTTTTGCCCGTAATGGCTTGAAAGAGGATGCCCCTGAAGCCTATCGTGTCCTTGATCGTTTCCACTGGACTGCTGAAGACATAGAAAGTGTGATGTTTGATATTATGGAAGGTATGAGTGCCACGGAGGCTGCTAAAAAATGGATTGATAACAATCAAGATAAAGTAGCCGAATGGACGAAAGATTAA
- a CDS encoding ABC transporter ATP-binding protein yields MNEKLLEINNLRVSFITGETEFEAVKDVSFHLNKGETLGIVGESGSGKSVTARSIMRLLPSPPSFLKSGTIVFKGQELTEFSEKQMEGIRGQDISMIFQDPMTSTNPTIRIGDQVAESLIKHQSMSKTEAYQQTIELLKLVGIGDAEERYRQYPHEFSGGMRQRVMIAMALACNPSLLIADEPTTALDVTIQAQILKLMRDMQKKMGTSIILITHDLGVVAGMCDRIIVMKEGEIVEQGTTEEIFANAQHPYTQKLLNALPKLHEKKQPKEIATIQPGIDRHKPLIEVTHLSKEFPLGRGQTLKAVNDLSFYIYPGETLGLVGESGSGKSTTGRTILQLHQPTNGEVLYQGIPVTRLTKKQLKAMRRHMQIIFQDPYSSLNPRKKILDIIGEALDIHGLVKTHEERRQRVEELLELVGLKKEHAMRYPHEFSGGQRQRIGIARALAVEPNFIVCDEPLSALDVSIQKQIVDLLKELQQKLGLTYLFIAHDLSMVKHISDRVAVMYGGKIVELAESEELYANPQHPYTRALLRSIPIPDPAIEKQKYSDAEHAEDVKVRYEVENSQLVEVSPNHWVAVTM; encoded by the coding sequence ATGAATGAAAAGCTTTTAGAAATCAATAATCTTCGCGTGTCCTTTATCACAGGGGAGACAGAATTCGAAGCTGTTAAGGACGTTAGCTTCCATCTAAATAAAGGTGAAACACTCGGAATTGTAGGAGAGTCTGGTAGCGGGAAAAGTGTAACGGCTCGTTCCATTATGCGTTTATTACCATCTCCACCTTCATTTCTGAAATCTGGTACTATTGTGTTTAAAGGGCAAGAACTCACTGAATTTAGTGAAAAACAAATGGAAGGGATTCGTGGACAAGATATTAGTATGATTTTTCAAGATCCAATGACATCCACAAACCCTACTATTCGAATAGGAGATCAAGTGGCTGAAAGTTTAATCAAGCATCAGTCAATGTCAAAAACCGAAGCCTATCAACAAACAATAGAGTTATTAAAACTGGTTGGTATTGGAGATGCAGAAGAACGGTATCGACAATATCCCCATGAATTTTCAGGTGGTATGCGTCAACGTGTGATGATCGCTATGGCACTTGCTTGTAATCCATCACTGCTTATTGCGGATGAGCCAACAACAGCACTGGATGTTACTATTCAAGCTCAAATTCTAAAATTGATGCGCGACATGCAAAAGAAAATGGGGACGTCTATTATTTTAATTACACATGATTTAGGCGTTGTTGCAGGTATGTGTGATCGCATCATTGTGATGAAAGAAGGAGAAATAGTTGAACAGGGCACAACGGAAGAAATTTTTGCAAATGCCCAGCATCCGTACACCCAGAAATTATTGAATGCGTTACCAAAGCTGCATGAGAAAAAGCAACCAAAAGAGATTGCTACTATTCAGCCAGGTATCGATCGACATAAGCCTTTAATCGAAGTAACCCATCTGTCGAAAGAATTTCCATTAGGCCGTGGTCAAACGCTGAAAGCTGTGAATGATTTATCATTTTATATATATCCTGGTGAAACATTAGGCTTGGTTGGTGAATCTGGTTCAGGTAAATCGACTACAGGTCGGACGATTCTCCAGCTTCATCAGCCTACAAATGGCGAGGTTCTATATCAAGGAATACCTGTAACAAGACTAACGAAAAAACAGCTAAAGGCAATGCGTCGTCATATGCAAATTATTTTCCAAGACCCTTATTCATCGTTAAATCCTCGCAAAAAAATCTTAGATATTATTGGAGAGGCTCTTGATATTCATGGTCTGGTGAAGACACATGAAGAGAGACGACAACGAGTAGAAGAATTGCTTGAACTTGTCGGTTTGAAGAAAGAACATGCGATGCGTTATCCTCATGAATTTTCAGGTGGTCAACGTCAGCGAATTGGGATTGCTAGAGCATTAGCAGTCGAGCCAAACTTTATTGTTTGTGATGAACCCTTATCAGCACTGGATGTTTCTATTCAAAAGCAGATTGTTGATTTATTAAAGGAATTACAGCAAAAACTTGGTTTGACTTATTTATTTATTGCCCATGATCTATCCATGGTGAAGCATATCAGTGATCGTGTTGCGGTCATGTATGGTGGGAAAATTGTTGAATTGGCAGAAAGTGAAGAGCTATATGCTAATCCACAGCATCCTTATACACGTGCATTATTACGCTCCATTCCTATTCCAGATCCTGCAATAGAGAAGCAGAAATATAGCGATGCTGAACATGCAGAAGATGTAAAAGTACGTTATGAGGTAGAAAATAGTCAGCTAGTAGAGGTTTCTCCTAATCATTGGGTAGCTGTGACAATGTGA
- a CDS encoding response regulator transcription factor gives MKQVLVIKNERSLAKKIVSGLKQEGYFILTLHNENKGLNIVYEQDWDIIVLDWDSLSISGPEICRQIRAVKTTPIIIVTDNVSSKDCIAGLQAGADDYIRKPFVKEELVARIKVILRRGDVIQTNETDFYRFKDLFVDASCNIVAKGGENLPLTKREYDLLVFLIKNKNKNKILSREVLLNQVWGYDLAVNPNVVDLYIGYLRKKLKCEKKDRYIQTIHGRGYSMIE, from the coding sequence GTGAAGCAGGTGTTGGTAATTAAGAATGAAAGGTCTTTGGCAAAAAAAATTGTAAGCGGGCTAAAGCAAGAAGGCTATTTCATTTTAACACTTCACAATGAAAATAAAGGTTTAAATATAGTATATGAGCAAGATTGGGATATTATCGTATTGGATTGGGATTCGTTAAGTATATCTGGACCCGAAATTTGCAGACAAATACGGGCTGTTAAAACGACACCGATCATTATTGTCACCGATAATGTGTCTAGCAAGGATTGCATAGCCGGATTGCAAGCAGGAGCAGATGATTATATAAGAAAACCGTTTGTAAAAGAAGAATTAGTAGCAAGGATAAAAGTTATTCTAAGAAGAGGGGACGTTATCCAGACAAACGAGACTGATTTCTATCGGTTTAAGGATCTCTTTGTTGATGCATCATGCAATATTGTGGCAAAAGGTGGCGAAAATCTCCCGCTTACTAAGCGCGAGTATGATTTACTAGTATTTTTAATCAAAAATAAAAATAAAAATAAAATATTGAGCCGTGAAGTGCTATTGAATCAGGTTTGGGGATATGACTTAGCTGTCAATCCAAATGTAGTGGATTTATATATTGGGTATTTAAGAAAAAAGCTAAAATGCGAGAAGAAAGATCGATATATTCAAACAATCCATGGCAGAGGTTATTCAATGATTGAATAG
- a CDS encoding ABC transporter permease: MPKNIISRVENFSQPQFYNHNKICTKPFILAIIVVIILGIISLFTGVYDIRGQEDGMEMFFITRVPRTAALMLTGAAMSMAGLVMQLITQNRFVEPTTTGTIEWSGLGLLLVYLLFPSPTLVQRMTGAIIFSFIGTMIFFLFLRRVKLRSSLIVPIIGLMLGAVISAVSTFMGLLFQMTQSIETWFVGSFAAVQVGRYEYLWLIVIVTLLIFIYANRLTLAGLGEDVATSLGVNYNRIVLLGTALISFAVGIVAAVSGNLPFLGLIVPNIVSMFRGDDLRSNLPWVCLIGMGTITACDIISRTIIMPFEVPVSLILGTVGSVVFITILLRQRKPRRLR, translated from the coding sequence GTGCCAAAAAATATAATTTCTAGGGTTGAGAATTTTTCTCAACCCCAGTTTTATAACCACAATAAAATATGTACAAAACCTTTTATATTAGCGATTATAGTTGTTATTATTTTAGGCATTATATCACTGTTTACTGGAGTTTATGATATACGTGGACAAGAGGATGGAATGGAGATGTTTTTCATAACTCGTGTTCCTAGAACAGCTGCATTGATGCTTACAGGAGCTGCAATGTCAATGGCGGGACTCGTCATGCAACTGATTACACAGAATCGCTTTGTTGAACCTACTACAACGGGGACTATTGAATGGTCAGGATTAGGACTGCTCCTAGTTTATTTATTATTTCCTTCCCCAACTTTAGTTCAAAGAATGACTGGTGCAATCATTTTTTCTTTTATAGGAACGATGATTTTCTTTTTATTTTTAAGAAGAGTTAAACTACGTTCGTCTTTAATTGTTCCAATTATTGGATTAATGCTTGGAGCAGTCATTTCTGCAGTGTCCACTTTTATGGGACTTCTTTTTCAAATGACGCAGAGCATTGAAACTTGGTTTGTAGGTTCTTTTGCGGCCGTTCAGGTGGGAAGATATGAATATTTATGGCTAATTGTGATCGTTACTTTGCTTATTTTTATTTATGCAAATAGATTAACCTTAGCTGGACTAGGTGAAGATGTCGCAACAAGCCTTGGCGTTAATTACAATAGGATTGTTCTTTTGGGGACAGCCCTTATTTCTTTTGCTGTTGGAATTGTTGCAGCTGTTAGTGGAAACTTACCTTTCTTGGGGTTAATTGTTCCAAACATTGTGTCAATGTTTAGAGGCGATGATCTTAGAAGTAATTTACCTTGGGTATGTTTAATTGGAATGGGGACTATAACCGCCTGTGACATCATTTCCCGTACAATTATTATGCCTTTTGAAGTACCTGTTTCTTTAATACTTGGAACAGTAGGATCGGTCGTATTTATAACGATTTTATTGAGACAAAGAAAACCGAGGAGGCTACGATGA
- a CDS encoding thermonuclease family protein yields MKMQDIKTLITSGTIILAVALYMIFGRSPAEDQDTKSVTDQQGTISIEQVEEKTGNKRFEIDYIKAYDGDTIQATINDEKRKIRLLMVDTPEMNYNKGGAQPYAEQAKEYTINLLEKAQKIEAVYDVGPETDNYDRLLAYVFVDDVLLQESLLEEGLAVVRYIHKPNNTFEDAFRAIQQKAQDAKLNIWSQDDYFQKDGFHPEVVQ; encoded by the coding sequence ATGAAAATGCAAGATATAAAAACATTAATAACAAGTGGTACGATTATTCTGGCTGTAGCATTGTATATGATATTTGGCAGATCTCCTGCGGAAGATCAAGATACAAAATCAGTTACAGATCAGCAAGGTACTATATCCATTGAACAAGTGGAAGAAAAAACAGGAAATAAACGCTTTGAGATAGACTATATTAAAGCATATGATGGGGATACGATTCAGGCGACAATTAATGATGAGAAACGAAAAATTCGTCTGTTAATGGTGGATACACCTGAAATGAATTACAACAAAGGTGGCGCCCAGCCATATGCTGAACAAGCAAAAGAGTACACGATCAATTTATTGGAAAAGGCTCAAAAAATTGAAGCGGTCTATGATGTTGGGCCAGAAACAGACAATTATGATCGCTTATTAGCTTATGTTTTTGTAGATGATGTGTTATTGCAGGAATCTTTATTAGAGGAAGGTCTTGCAGTTGTACGTTATATTCATAAGCCAAACAACACATTTGAAGATGCCTTTAGAGCTATTCAGCAAAAAGCACAGGATGCAAAATTAAATATTTGGTCACAGGATGATTACTTCCAAAAAGATGGATTCCATCCGGAAGTAGTTCAATAA